In Candidatus Omnitrophota bacterium, the genomic stretch TTGTCGTCTTTAGTAGGATTAACGACTCTAACAATAAAATCAATAATATGGCGAGGCGTTCTAAACTGCCCGGCATCGCCCTGACTACTCATAATTGAAAGAAGATATTCATACGCATTACCCAATTCTTCGGAGTGAGAATAGTCGAAATAGTCGATTTCTTTTAAAAATAGGCCCAATACTTCAGGTGATCGATAAGGCAAAAGCGCAGATTTGAAAATTCCTCGGAAAAGAGCTGGCAATTGTTTAGCTTCGGAAAATTTAACCAACGCTTCAGAGTAAAGGTTCATTCTTTCCTGATTCCCTAAACGTGAATTCATCAGCTTTGTCCACGAATATTGTTCAAGATCACCAACAAAAAATGACGGATCTCCACCTGCCCGAATCGCCAACTGATCCATGTCATCCATAAATTTATAAATTAAAGCATTCGTTATCTGGTCAATTTGTGATGTAGGGTTTGGTACAACTCCAACCAGCACTTGGCGAGCCGCGTCAATATGTCGCTTAGTTTCTTGTGTGAGCATTTTTCTCCTTATCGCATAAATGTGTTTAAAGATACGTAATCTTTTATATAAGATGGAACAATAATTTTAAAGCCATTGAGCTTTTCATACTCGTCAAAACGGAATGATGAGCGATAGAAGAATTCTGCCACCTTATTTGTCTCAACGATCTCGCGGACTTCTTCATCAACAATATACGCTTTGAAAAAACTTTTTACTGCATCGAAGTGTTGCATATCCACATTGTTAACAACTTGAAACTTAATCCATTCGGATTCCAACAAATCATCTTTCATTTCAAATCCGTCTTTTTGCCCAAAAACAACCATTAAAAATTCTTTGACTGATATCCTGCGATCAACATTAAAGGCTTTGCGAATCTTATCCAAATTCAAAAAGTGCTTGGGCTTTTCAAAAATGTGTGTTTTTGTGTATTCCACAGCTTCAGATGTATCGCCATTTTCCCAAAGATTTTTAAGAATCTCATCCTCCAGGACATCTTCTTCAACGGCTCTTTTAAATCCTTCGCGGTCAATCCGCATACCTTTGGAGCCAACTTCTGTATGGTCAATGGTTGCAACTTCATCATCCTGTTTAATATCAATCGTACCTTTTTCAGGACCCGGACCAGGACCAGTCCCACCGACACTACCTTCACGAGGTAATTTTAATTTTTCATGATACGGATACTCATTTTCAAAATATTCACAGACCGCAAAGAAATCAAAAAACTTAAACCGCTCTTTTTGATTTTCATATTTTTCATTCTGATCATAATCTTTATACTCAAATCTATATTTACGAGTTCCGCGCCCTTTGATTTGCACAAAATCTGACGGACTGAATACAGGTCGCATTAAGGCAAGATTCAAAATGTCCTGACAATCATATCCGGTGGTCATCATTCCAACAGTAACGCAAACGCGCGTCTTGCTGGAGTCATAACCGTCTGGCTGCCTTACTTTACCACCTAACAGATTATTAGCGAAATTGATGGTCATTTGCTGTGCGCCCTGCACCCAAGAAGTGACCTGTACCGCGAAATCAGATTGTCCATAGACGCTTGGCCAGCGCTCCAAAGCCATCTTATTTAAAATATTGGTTATTCTTGCGGCATGAGCTTGTGAAACACAAAAAACAATGGTTTTTCCGAACAGATCAATTCCGAATTGTTTGGCAATTGGATCATGAAATCCGTTTTCCAACAAAGCCTTACACATTGCAATATTTGTTTCTTCATTGAAAAACTTTCTTTCAAAGTCTTTATGCGTATAAACTTGATCGCTCTCCTCCCCCTCGTCATCCACAACATGCACCGCATATCCTTGATCAGATAAAAGCTGATTCGTAATCTCTGTGCGTACATCAACAAGAGTTGGATTAATAAGATATCCATCGTTAACGCCAGCAAGAAGATCATAGCTAAACGTTGGCTCGCCAGGTTCGCATCCAAAAGTTTTATATGTATCGTGCAACTGACGGCGCTCAAAATCTCTTTGGGTACTAGGACCGGTATGTTCATATCCTCTTAAATAATTTTTAGGCGTGGCTGTTAAGCCTAATTTATAACCAACAAAATATTCAAACACCGCCCTGCTGTTTCCATTGATAGAACGGTGGGCTTCATCTGAAAGAATAAACTCAAAATCTGTGGGGGAAAACTCTTTCTTATACCGATCGCCAGCCAGAAATGATTGAATCGTTGAGACAACAATATTTGCCTTCCGCCAGTCATCGCGATTTTTTTTATAAATTACAGCTGTGTAATCTTTGCCAAGGTAATTCTGAAACGCCTTATGCGCCTGATCTTCCAATTCCAGACGATCAACTAAAAACAAAATACGCTTGGCATTGCCAGACCTGAGAAACAATTTGATAACTGCCGCTGAGACAAGAGTCTTTCCCGTTCCTGTGGCCATTTCAAACAAAAACCTCATATTCCCCTTTTGAGCGGACTGTTGTAGGCTTTTTATCGCTTTGACTTGATATGGGCGTAATTGTTTCAAGTTGTGGCGATGCAGGAAATCAGGACGCTTGGTCTCATCCTGAAAATCAGGATCATTGGCAAAAGCAGGCATCTGAGTCGCAATCACATAATTTTCATCAACCGGCGTTTCTGCTAGCACATCGGGTTGAGGAACATATGTTTCATATTGCGTAATGGAATCCTGTGAGGGGAACCGAACAATAGGGCTAGGCGTACCGTGTTTGGTATCCCAAAGATAATGAATGTTTCCGTTTGAAAGAATAATAAATCGGGCACCAACATTGCGAGCGTAATTACGAGCCTGCTCTTTGGCAGACAATGGCTCAATAGATTCTTTTTTAGCCTCCACAACAACTAATGGACGACCATCCTTATCAAGTAATAGAAAATCGATTGCTCCGCGTCTCTTGTCGTGAGTTTGAGCGTTCTCAAAGTCATCTCCCAAATCCTCAAACCTAACGCCAGCTTCAAGCTGAATGTTTGCCGAACCTTTTTCACTGGAGTCGAACCGCCAACCGGATTCTTCCAACAGTTTATTAATTTTAATTCTTGCTTTAGCTTCTTTAGACATATCCTATCTTCCTGATTCCCATTAGCTTCAGAGCTCTATTAATGGCACCACCCGCAAGGTCATTCTTGTTTACAAAAAGATTATAAAACATTATAATACAAAAATCGCCAATATCCATGAAAATTCTGGATGGCTTAACCAAACAAATAACTATCGATATGGCCGAAACAAAAAAAACTGACAATTTTATCTACATTCACGACGATTATGAGGAGTGCAATTTCTGTTCCCAGAAATATAAGGACTACGGGATCTTCGAGTATTCGGGAGGTCAAAGCATTGATATTGAGTTCTTTCCCAAGAAGATGGACGCATTAGGCATCGTAGTTGATGCAAAATATTGGCTAACATATTTTGAAGCCAAGCACCCCAAACTACTCAAAGACCAAGGCATTCCTTACGACACCTCATCCTACGCTGATTATCTTAAAGCAGAAAATTCAATGTATAAAAAAAACAAAAGAGATGTCCTCGCGATTATCAACAAAAAAGTTGCCAGCAAGAAGCGCGGGATCTTCAAGCTCGATACAATCCCTTTCGATAAAGAGTATTTGGATAATTGTATTGCCAATAAACAAGAGCGGATTTTCTTGGGGCTAAGAATACACCTCAATGAAATAAGCGTAGCCAAAATAAATAAAGACGCTCCTTATGGCACCGGAATTGACTCGTATAAAAATATTTCAGAAGTTGCCCCTGAAATAAGAGATATCATATCCGGCCTCAAGCCGGAACGCATCCACCACATTCTTACCGCTTATCATACGCAAGAAAGTTTCGACGAAGGCGACGTCGAGAACTTCCTCACAGGAGCAAAAGATTTCATTGAGGAAATTGACGAGGTTATCCACTATAAAGACTCTGATTTTATAAAGCTATTAAAAAACATAGCACGCCTTTGTTTTCTGTGGCGAGACAAACAAAAAATATCTTCAAAATTTATAAAAGAGGCGAATAATTTTATTCTGCTTAGACGCGAAATAAGATACAATCCGGTAATCGAGTTTATTGGTCTTTTCTTTGATGATTTGATCAATGATGCCAAAGAAAATAATCAGCTCATCGAATGCGCCCACTGCCACTTGCTTGCCAAATATTACCGCAATAAAAAGTTTTGCAGTAAAACTACCGACGGAAAGAATTGCTTTGCTCAATACCATAGCAAAAAAGATTACGCACGCCACAAAGCCAAAAGACTCAACACCAAAAAAGCATGGATCAATAAAACGCGCAAAGAAATCCCCGGATATTAAGCCTTACCATACAGAAACACCCTGCCTTTTCTGATTTTTCTTTATATATAGAAAACCTTAAAAATCCTTCCGTTTATCAATCTACAACAATTCTGAGATTCGCCTAAACTTAACTCTGTGAGCAAAAGCCACAGAGTTTTTTTATTAACCCAAAACGAATCATGCTAAACGAACAGGCGATCAAAGAATTTCAGGACATTTATTTCAGCGAATATGGCGAGGTGATCTCTTTTGATGAGGCAAGCGCCAAAGCTGAGAGTCTGCTTCGTTTATACCGGGCTGTATTTAAACCATCAAATAATAAAGGCGATCATAATGGATCAAAAGCAAATACCTCATCAACTGCACAATAAACAATTCGGCTTTGTGAAACTGCTACCGAAAACAAAGAAGCCGTTTGAAAAAGACTGGCCCAACCGTCCCTATTCGCTGACAGACATTCAACCGTGGTTTGATCAGGGCAACAATTACGGCGTTTTAGGCGGTCAGGGTGATCTGGTTATTCTTGACGCGGATTCTGCGGAAATGGTCGCTTTGGCACGCAAACACCTTCCTCAGACCTTCACAGTCAAAACACCGAAAAAAGGCGTTCACTATTATCTTCTCTGTCCGGGCATCCCTCAAAAGATCAAGCTCAAGAAAAACGGCAAAGATCATGGCGAAATTATCTCTTACGGTTCTCAGGTAGTGGGCCCGGGCTCCATTCACCCAGACACTGGCACGGCCTACATTGTGGAACATAATGAGCCCATCGCCCCCATCACAACCGGCGAGCTTCTTTATATTCTAAAAGACTACATCCCGATGAATAATAACGAATCTGAAACCATTCATGATCCATCATTCAGCGCGTTGGTCGATCAATACGGCGATCCGTATTATTTCAACAACAAGGACAGGCTGGCCTCGATCAATCAAAGTTTCTGGGCGGGACTGCACAACACCGAACACATTCAAATCTATGAGCCGGATGAGCGGGCGTTCTACCGGTATGATGAGAAAACAGGCGTTTACAGTGACATTACCGAGAACCTCATCAAGAATGAAATCTCTGAGCGAATGCTGGATGTCTCGCGCGAAAATACCGTCCCTGCCTTGGAAGCCAAACGCACCGCGACCACATTGAATCACGTTGTGGCACATTTGAAAGGTGTCTGCGAAAAGCGCCACGCCTTTGTTAAGGCGTCCAACTTCGTACATTTGGCAAACGGCATTATCACGTTTAAGGATAACAACGAGGCTGACCTTCTGCCTTTTTCACCGGAGATGTTCTCACGCAATTTCTGCCCTATTGCCTTTGATGAAAACGCCGAGTGTGATCAATTCTTAAATAATCTTCTTCTGCCTGCGGTTACACCTGAGAACGCGCTTATCATTCAGAAATACGTCGGCTTGTGTTTGCTGGGGAACAACCTCATTCAGCGGTTTCTTATTTTAGAGGGACTCCCGGGACGGGGAAAATCCACTCTCGCCTTGATCATTCAAAAACTTATCGGGCAGATGAATGTGACTGAGCTTCGCACCAAACATTTAAGTGAACGCTTTGAGCTTTACCGCTATTTGAAAAAGACTTTGCTCATTGGGGTTGATGTGCCGGGCAAATTCCTCTCTGAAAAAGGCGCTTATGTGATTAAAGGTTTGGTCGGCGGGGACTGGTTTGATGCTGAGCAAAAAGGCGGAACCGGATGCTTTCAGATACAGGGCAATTTCTGCATTGTGATCACTGCCAATTCACGATTGCAGGTCAAGCTGGACGGCGACATCGGGGCATGGAAACGCCGTTTATTGATCTGCCGTTTTGAGGGCCCGCCCCCGGTCAAAAAGATCCCTAACTTTGCGGATGTTTTGATCGAGCAAGAAGGCTCTGGCATTCTTAACTGGGCGCTTCAGGGATTGGCACTCCTTCTTGAAGATATTCAACACCACGGTGACATCGGCATGCCCGCGTCCCAAGATGGTGTGATTGATGCTCTGCTCGCTGAAAGCGACAGTCTGCGGCATTTTCTTGAGGATACCATTGACCGTGATGATCACATGGATTTATCAGTCTCAGAAATCGTCGAGGCTTACGCTGAATATTGTCCTTCCAAGGGCTGGAATCCCAAGCCCATCACCGTGGTGCATCGTGAGCTGGAAGGTTTAATGTTGGAGCTGTTTGGGACGTCAAAAGCGCACTCGATCAAGCGGGACGGAAAGTCTGTCAAAGGATTTCGCCGCGTCAAATTTCAAGGTCAGGAGTCTCAAGAATGGGATTAGACTTGGCACAACTGGAATGCGTAAAGCATCAGGGTAAAAAGATCATTGCCCGATGCCCTGCCTGCGCTGAAACCGGTAATGACCGCAAGGGCGAGCATTTGTTTATTGAACCGGGCGGACGGTTTGGATGCGTTGTTTATCCGGGTGCCGAGGGGCATCAGCACCGCCAGCGCATTTTTGAACTGATCGGGATTAAGTCATCCGGAGATAAAGGATTTACGATCAGAAAGCCTTCCGATTGTAATTCAAAGGATAAAATAATTCAAAAAAATATTTTGGGACGTTTGGGACGCATGCCGATGACTCACGCCCGAAAAGAAAAACAAACTAATGAACAAGAAATCATTATTCCTAAAGAGACGAAAACAAGTGTCCCAGCCGTCCCAGAGGAAAGCCTGCATCTCTACTCCCCCGCTGAGCTTGAAATGCTGGACGGGATTGATATGGAGTCGCTTAAACAGATTGATGAGGTCAAGCGCATGTTTAACGGAACCGTGGTCAGTGTTACAGACACACAACCCTAATGATTTAGGAAAAATTTAAGGAGGAAAACAATCATGGGACGATGGTCATATTCAAGTAGATGGACGGTTGAAGAAAGCAAATCCCTCTCCGTACATTTTCTCAACAAACACCGGTATTTTAACGGCGGTATCCGATCAGGCGGATGCAACTGGAGCCGTAACGGTGAACCGAACGGAAGCATTGGCTTTACGGTTTCAACGCTTGAGGGTGATAAATATATCCGCTTTCAATACACACAAACCGACAAGCACACGAATGAAAAAACTGAACTGGATTATAAAGCGCGCCTCACATGGACACCGTGTCATTTTGGAGGACGTCGATGGTGGTTCATCTGTCCTTTGGTCGTCAATGGTGTTGCGTGCAATCGTCGTGTGGGCGTTTTGTATCTGGCAGGCGGGAAATACTTCGGATGCCGTCACTGCTACAACCTGACGTATGAAAGCTGTAAAGAAAGCCATAAATTTGATGCGATGTTTAAAAGCATGGGCGTTGATCCAAAGGTCGGCAAACAACTATTTAAGGAGGAATTTTAACATGACAACAGATAAACAAATCGAAGCGAACAAACAAAACGCGCTGGTGTCCACCGGGCCCAAGAGCATCGAAGGCAAAAACCTTGTTTCTCAAAACGCCATCAAGCACGGCATCTTTGCCAAAGATTTGATCATTTCAGACGGTGACGGGCAGGAAAACAAGCAGGAATACCGGGAGCTTTTAGACGGCCTTATTGCCAGTCTGAATCCCGCAGGACAAATGGAATGCCTGTTGGTTGAGAAGATCGCTGTGGATTTCTGGCGCCTGCGCCGTGTCCTGCGATTTGAAACAGGAAGCATCCGTAAGTTTCTGGATATGGCCGTTCATGACTATTACAATAAAAAGGACTGCTTCGGAGGAAAGATCAACAAAACCAATGAGGATATTGACGAGGAACTTGCTGAATATCGAGAATCGAACGACAAGCGCTCACAGAAAAAGATCGATGAACTGGAGAAGGCAAAGCTCAAGAACCAATACGCTGAAGATGTGATGGTCAAGACCAACAGCCTCCCCGCCGGGGATACTTATGAAAAGGTCATCAAATACGAAAAGGCGGTGCAACGATCTATCCTTCAAAACATTGCTTTACTCAAACGCATTCAGTCGATGAGATAAGATGGCTTTGTTTTGGAAAAATAAACGCGGGTCCTTCCGGGGCGGGGTTGGTCGAGGGTCGGGCGAGGCGCAGTCTGTCAGTGATTTAAAATTTCAAATGTCGTGTCATACGAATTTTCAAAAAAGGATTCTTTTTGGGACAAATGATTTAGGAACACATGCGACAAATAACTTGAACTCCATCAAAGAAAGATTATAATGTTTTATAAGGTTAAGGAGAAAAACACCATGAGCGAATATATGACGATCAAAGAAGCCGCGGAGTATCTCAAGGTCACCGGGCAGACACTCCGCAACTGGGACAAGCTGGGTAAGCTCAAACCTTACCGTCATCCGATGAACAATTACCGTCTTTATAAAAAAGCTGATTTGGACAAAATCCTTAAATCGATCAAAAAAAAATGAACACTTCCACTATCCGATATTTTCTTTACGCGCGCAAATCTTCCGAGAGTGAAGATAAGCAAGTGGCCTCTATCCCCTCGCAGATCGACGAACTTAAACGTCTGGCTGAGGACAGAAATTTAACGGTTGTTGATATTTTCACGGAAGAAAAATCTGCCAAGGCACCGGGACGTCCGGTATTCAGTCAAATGATTGAGGCAATTCATAAAGGTGACGCAAACGGCATCATCTGCTGGAAGCTCGATCGATTGGCGCGCAATCCTATTGACGGCGGGACGATCAACTGGCTTCTGCAACAGGGCATCATTCAACACATTCAAACCTTTCAGCGGGGATATTTCCCGACCGATAATGTCTTGATGATGAATCTTGAGTTCGGCATGGCCAATCAGTTTGTGCTGGATTTATCCGTCAACACCAAGCGAGGCATGAGAAAAAAAGTTGAGGACGGCTGGTTTCCTCACAAACCGCCGATCGGTTATTTATCTAATAAACATAAACTTCCTGACCTTCCCCCTATTTTCAAAGACAAAGACAGGTTCGCTATCGTCAAACAACTTTGGGAAACGATCCTTGCCAAACGATGCACGGTCAAATCCATTCACGAGCTTGCTAATGATTTAGGATTAAAAACACATTCCGGGCGCAGGATCACCGAAGGGCAATGCCATTTGATGTTTCGCAATCCGTTTTATTATGGATTTTTCAACTGGAAGGGAAATATTTACAAAGGCAATCACGAGCCGATGGTGAGCAAACAGCAATTTGATGAGGTGCAAGCGATTCTTGATGGACGGTCATTTACTTGCGCTCAAAAGCATGTGTTCGCCTTTACCGGGCTGATCCGTTGCGGGGAATGCGGAGCCGCGATCACGGCTGAGAATAAAACCAAGCATCAGAAAAACGGAAACGTCCATCATTACACATATTACCGTTGCACCAAGCGCATCAAAAAGTGTTCGCAGAAACCGCTTCGGGTTGAGGAGCTGGAAGAACAAATCGCTAATGTTTTAGGAAAAATCGAGATCCCCTCCACCTTCCATCAATGGGCGATCAGTCAATTACGCGTGGAACAGGAAGTTGAAAAAGATGATCAAAAAGAGATCACGGCCGGTTATCGTAAATCATTGGACACGTGTGTGCGGAAATTAAACGCCTTGTTTGACCTTCGCTTAACAGGTGAGGTCAACCCGGAGGAATTTAAGACGCACAAGGCTAACCTGCTTAAAGAAAAGCACAAATATGAGGAACTCATCAATGACACAAACAGTCGGGTTGAGACATGGCTGGATCGGGCGGAGAAAATGCTGGAATTTGCTGAAACCGCTAATGGTCGGTTCGAACTCGGAGATTTAAATGAAAAGCGCGAAATATTGGCGGGAT encodes the following:
- a CDS encoding MerR family transcriptional regulator codes for the protein MSEYMTIKEAAEYLKVTGQTLRNWDKLGKLKPYRHPMNNYRLYKKADLDKILKSIKKK
- a CDS encoding DEAD/DEAH box helicase family protein, which encodes MSKEAKARIKINKLLEESGWRFDSSEKGSANIQLEAGVRFEDLGDDFENAQTHDKRRGAIDFLLLDKDGRPLVVVEAKKESIEPLSAKEQARNYARNVGARFIILSNGNIHYLWDTKHGTPSPIVRFPSQDSITQYETYVPQPDVLAETPVDENYVIATQMPAFANDPDFQDETKRPDFLHRHNLKQLRPYQVKAIKSLQQSAQKGNMRFLFEMATGTGKTLVSAAVIKLFLRSGNAKRILFLVDRLELEDQAHKAFQNYLGKDYTAVIYKKNRDDWRKANIVVSTIQSFLAGDRYKKEFSPTDFEFILSDEAHRSINGNSRAVFEYFVGYKLGLTATPKNYLRGYEHTGPSTQRDFERRQLHDTYKTFGCEPGEPTFSYDLLAGVNDGYLINPTLVDVRTEITNQLLSDQGYAVHVVDDEGEESDQVYTHKDFERKFFNEETNIAMCKALLENGFHDPIAKQFGIDLFGKTIVFCVSQAHAARITNILNKMALERWPSVYGQSDFAVQVTSWVQGAQQMTINFANNLLGGKVRQPDGYDSSKTRVCVTVGMMTTGYDCQDILNLALMRPVFSPSDFVQIKGRGTRKYRFEYKDYDQNEKYENQKERFKFFDFFAVCEYFENEYPYHEKLKLPREGSVGGTGPGPGPEKGTIDIKQDDEVATIDHTEVGSKGMRIDREGFKRAVEEDVLEDEILKNLWENGDTSEAVEYTKTHIFEKPKHFLNLDKIRKAFNVDRRISVKEFLMVVFGQKDGFEMKDDLLESEWIKFQVVNNVDMQHFDAVKSFFKAYIVDEEVREIVETNKVAEFFYRSSFRFDEYEKLNGFKIIVPSYIKDYVSLNTFMR
- a CDS encoding bifunctional DNA primase/polymerase — translated: MDQKQIPHQLHNKQFGFVKLLPKTKKPFEKDWPNRPYSLTDIQPWFDQGNNYGVLGGQGDLVILDADSAEMVALARKHLPQTFTVKTPKKGVHYYLLCPGIPQKIKLKKNGKDHGEIISYGSQVVGPGSIHPDTGTAYIVEHNEPIAPITTGELLYILKDYIPMNNNESETIHDPSFSALVDQYGDPYYFNNKDRLASINQSFWAGLHNTEHIQIYEPDERAFYRYDEKTGVYSDITENLIKNEISERMLDVSRENTVPALEAKRTATTLNHVVAHLKGVCEKRHAFVKASNFVHLANGIITFKDNNEADLLPFSPEMFSRNFCPIAFDENAECDQFLNNLLLPAVTPENALIIQKYVGLCLLGNNLIQRFLILEGLPGRGKSTLALIIQKLIGQMNVTELRTKHLSERFELYRYLKKTLLIGVDVPGKFLSEKGAYVIKGLVGGDWFDAEQKGGTGCFQIQGNFCIVITANSRLQVKLDGDIGAWKRRLLICRFEGPPPVKKIPNFADVLIEQEGSGILNWALQGLALLLEDIQHHGDIGMPASQDGVIDALLAESDSLRHFLEDTIDRDDHMDLSVSEIVEAYAEYCPSKGWNPKPITVVHRELEGLMLELFGTSKAHSIKRDGKSVKGFRRVKFQGQESQEWD